The sequence below is a genomic window from Syntrophorhabdaceae bacterium.
TATGAAAAGGGATACCTGACGGAGACGATGTTCTGCATTGAAAAGCGCGTAATTTACAAAAGAGACGCCATGATCATCATGGAGCACTCCAAGAGGGAGATACCGATTATCACGAACTTGAGAACCGACCGTCCGGGTGAGACAAAGTCGAGACATTATGGCGACACCGTTATTACCATACACACCATAGGTTAATGCATAAGGAGTTCTTCATGAAAGATAAGGTAGCTGTCTATCCGGGCTCGTTCGACCCGATTACGTACGGCCATCTGGATATCCTGCATCGCGGGCTGGAACTCTTTGATAGGGTTATCGTTGCTATAGCCAACAATATCGAAAAAAAGGCCCTCTTCACCGTAGACGAGCGGAAAGAGCTGATTCGCCAGTCCGTAAACGGCGGGGATAACGTGGTCATCGACAGCTTCAACGGTCTCCTTGTCCAGTACGTGAAAGACGTGGGCGCCCGGTTCGTGATCCGGGGGCTTCGGGCTATGAGCGATTTTGAGTATGAGTTCCAGATGGCGTCCATGAACCGGAACCTGAATCCCGACATGGACACCCTTTTCATGATGACGAGCAAGGATTATTTTTTTGTCAGTTCGAGGACCATCAAGGAAGTTGCGTCCTTTTCAGGTTCTGTAGAGGAGTTTGTGCCCCCTGCGGTTGCGATTAAGCTCAAGGAGAAGATACGTAAGAGATGAAAAGATGGCTCGTGCTTCTTAGCTGCCTGGTCTTCATTTTTTCGGCGGCCCTGTGCGCCTGCCCGGCGCAGGCTAAAGATGTATATTACATCACCGTTAATGGCGCGATTAATCCACCTGTCGCAAGTTTTATAAGAGAGGCTATCGAGAAGACCCAGGCGAAGGGCGCAGAAGCCCTGATCATTCTTCTTGATACACCCGGCGGTCTCGATACCTCGATGCGGGAGATCGTCAAGAATATCATGGATGCGAGTATCCCTGTGGTTGTTTATGTCTACCCGTCAGGAGCACGGGCGGCATCCGCGGGAAGCATTATCCTCATGGCGTCTCACATTGCCGCCATGGCGCCGGGTACCAACGTGGGCGCCGCGCATCCGGTATCGATCGGAAAAGAAAAACCTGACAAAGTCATGGAGAAAAAGATACTTCAGGACGCCGAGGCATATTCGCGCAGCATCGCCATGAAAAGGGGAAGGAACGTGGAGTGGGCGGCAAAGGCGGTCACCGAGAGCTCTTCCATCACGGCAAAGGACGCACTGGACAAACACGTCATTGATCTTGTGGCAGACAATATGGACGACCTTCTTGCCAAGATAGACGGCAGGACCGTGGAAACGAAGAACGGTAAGGTCACCCTTAAGACAAAGGGAGCGGTCAAAACAGAAATTCCCATGTCATCCAAGTATAAGCTCCTCTCCTATCTCAGCGACCCCAATATAGCCTATCTTCTCATGATGCTCGGTATCTACGGCATTCTCTTTGAGCTTTATAGTCCGGGTACGATCTTTCCGGGTGTCATCGGAGGAATTTCCATCATCCTCGCGCTTTATGCCTTCCAGACCATACCGATCAGTTTCGCAGGCCTTGCACTTATACTCCTGGGGGTCATTTTCTTTATCCTGGAATTGAAAATTATCACCCATGGACTGTTGGGTATAGCGGGCATCATATCCATTGTTATCGGTTCGGTCATGCTCGTCAATGTGCCCTCCAGTGCCTTTTCGATTTCGTGGGAGACCATACTCATTGTGGCGGTCGCTTCGGCGCTTTTTGTCTTCGGCGTTCTCGGGTATGCTGTGAGGGCCCAGCTTTCCAAGGTCAAAACAGGCGTGGAAGGTCTCGTGGGAGAGATTGGTGTTGCGGAAACGGACATTCTGGCCAAAGGAAAGGTCTCGGTTCATGGAGAATTGTGGAATGCGAAAAGTGATGAGCCTGTAAATAGCGGCGAAGAGGTCGTGGTGATAAGCGTAGAAAGGCTCATTGTAAAAGTCAAAAAAATAAAAGGGGGTTAAGATGTTTCCAGCGTACATATTTATCATCGTGCTTATTGTGTTTTTTCTTGCCAGTGCCATTAAGGTATTGAACGAATACGAGAGGGGCGTCATATTCAGATTGGGTCGAGTCCTTGGCGCTCCCAAAGGGCCGGGGCTTATCATCCTCATCCCCATCATCGACAGGATGACCAAGGTAAGCTTGAGGACCGTGGTGCTCGACATACCCCCACAGGATGTCATTACGAGAGATAATGTGTCCATCAAAGTGAATGCCGTTGTCTATTTCCGGGTCATTGACCCCATGAAAGCGATCATCGATGTGGAGAACTTTCTCTATGCGACAAGCCAGCTCTCCCAGACCACACTGCGGAGCGTTTTGGGTCAGGCAGAACTGGATGATCTGTTGTCGCACAGGGAACAGCTCAACGAAAAGCTCCAGGAAATACTCGACACCCATACCGAGCCCTGGGGCATAAAGGTCTCTAATGTAGAAGTGAAGAATGTGGATCTTCCCCAGGAAATGCAGAGGGCCATAGCCCGCCAGGCTGAGGCTGAGCGTGAGAGAAGGGCCAAGATTATTGGCGCGGAAGGTGAGTTTCAGGCTTCAACAAAACTCTCGGAGGCATCCGATATCCTTTCGAGAAACCCTATGGCCTTGCAGCTTCGCTATCTGCAGACCCTCATAGAGATCTCCACGGAGAAGAATTCGACGATCATCTTCCCGATACCCATAGATATTCTTAAGGTCTTTATGGAGAAATTGAGCAAGTGATTGAATAGAAGAGAGAGTGTAAGATTGATGAAAAGACTGTTTGTTACTACCATCATATGCCTGTTCTGTGTCACAGCGCTTGAGGCGCGACCGGCCATCGCAAAAAAACATTCACCGAGAAAGCCGATCGCAGAGCAAAAGGCCAAGGAAGCCGACAGGGCTCCGTATCAGGCTTATATCGTGACAGAGGCAAACACCGGAAAGGTCCTTGAAGGGGAAAACGCGAATGCGAAGAGGCCCCCCGCGAGCATTACGAAACTTATGGTGGCCTGCATCGTCATGGAAAAGCTGGCGACCGGCGCGGTAAAACTGACGGACCGGATTCCCATTTCGAGAGAGGCCTCTAAAATAGGGGGGAGCCAGGTCTATTTGAAGGAAGGCGAAACCTTCACCCTTGAAGAACTTATGAAGGCCATGATGATTCATTCCGCCAACGACGCCGCGTACGCTATTAGCGAATTCGTGGCCGGTGGCGCCGAAGAAATGGTTAAGCTTATGAACGAGAAAGCCAAACAGCTCGGCCTTAACGACACGGAATACCATTCGGTTCACGGATTGCCTCCCGGCAAAGGCCAGAAGGAGGACCTTACCTCCTGCGCCGATCTTGCTATCCTTGCTCGCGAGGTCTTAAATTACCCCAAGCTCATGGAATGGACATCCACAAAGACCGATGGTTTCAGAGACGGCAAGTTCGTCCTTACCAACACCAATAAACTACTTGTAAAGTTCCCCGGCGCCGATGGTTTGAAAACGGGCTATTACCGGGAGTCAGGGTTTAACATTGTGGCGACAGCCAAAAGGGGTGATCTGCGTTTCATCGCCGTGGTCATGGGAAGTCCGAGCGGAAAGATACGCGATGATGTGGCCATGGAGAAGTTGAAAAAGGCCTTTTCCCAGTATAAGATGTTGAACGTTGTCAAGAAGGGGGAGGTCGTAGATCAAGATGTTTTTCTTATCGATGGAAAATACAAGAGGATGAAAGGGGTTGCGGAGAAGACATTTTCATACCCCATCCCCGTGGATAAGAAGGGTACGATAAAGAAGGAAGTCGTTCTTCCTGACCGGATAAAGGGAGAGATACGGGAAGGACAGAAGCTCGGCGAGATGGTAGTCCGCCTCGACAACGATGTAATAGGAAAGGTGGATATCGTCTCCCCGGTCTATGTGCCCAAGGCAAACCTGTTCACGAGGTTCATCAGAAGGCTTGGTCTCAACGTTTAGAGGTGATATAAGTTTGTACACCATGATGAAGAACAAAGAGATTATCGTGGGGGTAAGCGGC
It includes:
- the coaD gene encoding pantetheine-phosphate adenylyltransferase, giving the protein MKDKVAVYPGSFDPITYGHLDILHRGLELFDRVIVAIANNIEKKALFTVDERKELIRQSVNGGDNVVIDSFNGLLVQYVKDVGARFVIRGLRAMSDFEYEFQMASMNRNLNPDMDTLFMMTSKDYFFVSSRTIKEVASFSGSVEEFVPPAVAIKLKEKIRKR
- a CDS encoding nodulation protein NfeD, with translation MKRWLVLLSCLVFIFSAALCACPAQAKDVYYITVNGAINPPVASFIREAIEKTQAKGAEALIILLDTPGGLDTSMREIVKNIMDASIPVVVYVYPSGARAASAGSIILMASHIAAMAPGTNVGAAHPVSIGKEKPDKVMEKKILQDAEAYSRSIAMKRGRNVEWAAKAVTESSSITAKDALDKHVIDLVADNMDDLLAKIDGRTVETKNGKVTLKTKGAVKTEIPMSSKYKLLSYLSDPNIAYLLMMLGIYGILFELYSPGTIFPGVIGGISIILALYAFQTIPISFAGLALILLGVIFFILELKIITHGLLGIAGIISIVIGSVMLVNVPSSAFSISWETILIVAVASALFVFGVLGYAVRAQLSKVKTGVEGLVGEIGVAETDILAKGKVSVHGELWNAKSDEPVNSGEEVVVISVERLIVKVKKIKGG
- a CDS encoding slipin family protein; its protein translation is MFPAYIFIIVLIVFFLASAIKVLNEYERGVIFRLGRVLGAPKGPGLIILIPIIDRMTKVSLRTVVLDIPPQDVITRDNVSIKVNAVVYFRVIDPMKAIIDVENFLYATSQLSQTTLRSVLGQAELDDLLSHREQLNEKLQEILDTHTEPWGIKVSNVEVKNVDLPQEMQRAIARQAEAERERRAKIIGAEGEFQASTKLSEASDILSRNPMALQLRYLQTLIEISTEKNSTIIFPIPIDILKVFMEKLSK
- a CDS encoding D-alanyl-D-alanine carboxypeptidase family protein; amino-acid sequence: MKRLFVTTIICLFCVTALEARPAIAKKHSPRKPIAEQKAKEADRAPYQAYIVTEANTGKVLEGENANAKRPPASITKLMVACIVMEKLATGAVKLTDRIPISREASKIGGSQVYLKEGETFTLEELMKAMMIHSANDAAYAISEFVAGGAEEMVKLMNEKAKQLGLNDTEYHSVHGLPPGKGQKEDLTSCADLAILAREVLNYPKLMEWTSTKTDGFRDGKFVLTNTNKLLVKFPGADGLKTGYYRESGFNIVATAKRGDLRFIAVVMGSPSGKIRDDVAMEKLKKAFSQYKMLNVVKKGEVVDQDVFLIDGKYKRMKGVAEKTFSYPIPVDKKGTIKKEVVLPDRIKGEIREGQKLGEMVVRLDNDVIGKVDIVSPVYVPKANLFTRFIRRLGLNV